The following proteins are co-located in the Heliorestis convoluta genome:
- a CDS encoding phosphosulfolactate synthase, which produces MEKKFWWPPLAAWPIGPRCEKPRSHGITMVFDKGMGMNNFQDLLEIAGEYIDFIKLGFGSAALYRSEMLAQKVIMARRYGVELYTGGTLTELAYWQGLFDEFLYTLRSHGIQWVEISDGTIHLSSRERRTLIHKAVEQDFKVLTEVGKKDPKKHLALPALIQQVLEDTSDGASYVIVEGRESGKDVNLYDESGTVKEEDMKMLIESLPSLDQLIWEAPLKDQQQYLIETFGPNVNLGNIPSNEVIALESLRRGLRSDTLRQALTGRSWQEEIHPNTQII; this is translated from the coding sequence ATGGAAAAGAAATTCTGGTGGCCTCCTCTTGCAGCCTGGCCTATCGGCCCCCGTTGTGAAAAACCTCGCTCTCACGGCATTACCATGGTATTTGACAAGGGCATGGGTATGAATAATTTTCAAGATTTATTAGAAATAGCAGGAGAATATATTGATTTTATCAAGCTCGGCTTTGGATCGGCTGCTTTATATCGAAGTGAAATGCTAGCGCAGAAAGTAATTATGGCCCGTCGCTATGGAGTAGAGCTTTACACAGGCGGTACCTTAACAGAATTGGCTTACTGGCAAGGACTATTTGATGAATTCTTATACACGTTGCGCTCTCACGGCATTCAATGGGTTGAGATCTCCGACGGTACCATCCATCTCTCTTCACGAGAACGTAGAACCTTAATTCATAAAGCCGTTGAACAAGATTTTAAAGTACTCACAGAAGTGGGGAAAAAAGATCCCAAAAAACACTTGGCCTTGCCGGCTTTAATTCAACAAGTTCTCGAAGATACCAGCGACGGTGCTTCATACGTTATCGTAGAAGGACGAGAATCAGGCAAAGACGTAAACCTCTACGATGAATCAGGCACTGTAAAAGAAGAAGACATGAAGATGCTCATAGAATCATTGCCATCACTTGATCAATTGATCTGGGAAGCACCCCTAAAAGATCAACAACAATATCTGATAGAAACTTTTGGACCGAATGTTAATCTAGGAAATATTCCTTCCAACGAAGTGATTGCCCTGGAATCGCTGCGTCGTGGCCTGCGCTCTGATACATTGCGACAAGCATTAACAGGACGAAGCTGGCAAGAAGAAATTCATCCGAATACACAAATAATATAA
- a CDS encoding molybdopterin biosynthesis protein: protein MQKQKAYLDCLPRQEAQELWITKLTEVGYFNNLPREKVAVTEALGRVTASVIFAKQSVPHYNGAAMDGIALYAPDSFGAQETAPKRLQLLQPDETFQPGGCYVVDTGDLLPTGTNAVIMIEDVHWVDDQAEVITAATPWQHVRIIGEDIVAKEVVLPEHHLIAPVDMAALLAAGIEEIEVVKRPRVAIIPTGDEIVASRQDLKPGKILDVNGPMLAAAVTQWGGDPVRREIVKDQRAAIEEAILASLKDCDMVVVNAGTSAGREDYTAPILSELGQVLVHGVAIKPGKPVILAICQDKPVIGLPGYPVSAMLTADLFVRSVVLARQKLPQPEQSQVEAFLSRQVPSTIGLEEYLRLSIGSVEGRLVAAPLGRGAGLLSSLTKAQGLLRIDPSSAGIAAGASVPVTFLRSSKPENTILAVGSHDPALELLGFYMRRFKPELSLSFANVGSLGGIMAIRNREAHLAGIHLLDEATGRYNVPYVQKYLSQRKVHLVHFAMRQQGLLVLPGNPKKIYSLEDLLRQDKLTGQKITYVNRQRGTGTRMLLDYQLKKAGIDSSQIVGYEKEVGTHMAVAASVASGTADTGLGLEAAAQALGLDFIPVTDIHQGTGEQYDLLLNFSDHDKVMELILHILKSPDFRRDVEAMGGYDLSKAGMIIEL from the coding sequence TGCGGCCATGGATGGTATAGCTTTGTATGCACCCGATAGTTTCGGCGCCCAGGAGACGGCACCGAAGCGGTTACAGTTGTTGCAACCTGACGAGACTTTTCAGCCAGGCGGCTGCTATGTTGTAGATACAGGTGATCTTCTTCCTACGGGTACCAATGCTGTCATCATGATTGAAGATGTACACTGGGTAGACGATCAAGCTGAAGTCATTACAGCAGCGACGCCATGGCAACATGTACGCATTATTGGAGAAGACATTGTTGCCAAAGAAGTGGTATTACCAGAACACCACTTGATTGCTCCTGTTGATATGGCAGCGCTGCTTGCTGCTGGTATCGAGGAAATTGAAGTGGTTAAGCGACCGAGAGTTGCCATTATTCCGACAGGCGATGAGATAGTAGCTTCTCGCCAAGATCTTAAGCCTGGAAAGATTCTCGATGTCAATGGGCCCATGTTGGCTGCCGCTGTTACACAATGGGGCGGTGATCCTGTAAGAAGAGAGATTGTAAAAGATCAACGCGCTGCCATTGAAGAAGCCATCCTTGCTTCTCTAAAGGATTGTGACATGGTTGTTGTAAATGCTGGTACCTCTGCAGGACGAGAAGATTACACGGCTCCGATCTTGTCCGAGCTTGGCCAGGTTCTTGTTCATGGTGTAGCCATTAAACCTGGAAAACCTGTAATTCTTGCTATTTGTCAGGATAAGCCTGTTATCGGTTTGCCAGGTTATCCTGTATCGGCCATGCTAACAGCGGATCTTTTCGTTCGTTCTGTTGTCCTGGCTCGGCAGAAACTACCGCAGCCAGAGCAATCTCAGGTAGAAGCCTTTTTATCTAGACAAGTGCCTTCAACCATCGGATTGGAAGAATACTTGCGATTGTCTATTGGTTCTGTAGAAGGTCGACTCGTTGCTGCCCCTTTAGGGCGTGGTGCAGGCTTGCTTTCATCCTTAACGAAAGCACAAGGATTGTTACGCATTGATCCTTCAAGTGCTGGAATAGCCGCCGGCGCTTCTGTACCAGTAACTTTTTTGCGCTCTTCAAAGCCTGAGAATACTATCTTAGCCGTTGGCAGCCATGATCCTGCTTTGGAGTTACTAGGTTTTTACATGCGACGCTTTAAGCCAGAACTATCCCTATCTTTTGCCAATGTAGGTAGTTTGGGGGGGATTATGGCTATTCGCAATCGAGAAGCCCACCTTGCTGGAATTCATTTGCTCGATGAAGCAACAGGGCGCTACAATGTGCCTTATGTACAAAAGTACTTGTCCCAACGAAAGGTTCACCTTGTTCACTTTGCCATGCGCCAGCAAGGTCTTCTTGTCCTCCCCGGAAATCCAAAGAAAATTTATAGCCTGGAAGATTTACTGCGTCAAGACAAGCTAACAGGTCAAAAGATCACCTATGTGAATCGCCAGCGAGGAACAGGAACAAGAATGCTGCTCGATTATCAGTTGAAAAAAGCCGGTATCGATAGCTCTCAAATTGTAGGCTATGAAAAAGAAGTAGGGACCCATATGGCTGTAGCCGCCTCTGTAGCCAGTGGTACGGCCGACACAGGCTTGGGACTAGAAGCAGCTGCGCAAGCTTTAGGCCTTGATTTTATTCCAGTTACAGATATTCATCAAGGTACAGGAGAGCAATATGATTTGCTTCTAAATTTTTCTGATCATGACAAAGTGATGGAATTGATCCTTCATATCTTAAAGTCACCTGATTTTCGACGAGATGTAGAAGCAATGGGCGGCTATGATCTGAGTAAAGCTGGTATGATCATCGAGCTGTGA
- a CDS encoding hemolysin family protein produces the protein MPELGVGFKLFLVFLLIAATAFFVAAEFAVVKVRDSRIQQLINEGNKKALNAKKVTSNLDEYLSACQLGITLTALGLGWLGKPAVAVLFYPLLAQLQLTQGTISAISFVVGFSIISFLHVVVGELAPKTLAIQRAEKVTLWLSGPLILFYKALYPFIWVLNGSARILVRALGLRNISEHSESHSEEEIRMIMLQSHQSGEINQTELDFTNNVFLMTEKVVTEIMIPRPDMVCLYTNLSFEENLKIVQSEKYGRYPVCEGDKDHVVGYIHTKDLLDLCVDKSRSPSLLELIRKPLLVYEFTPLIDIMKKMQKERTQIAIVLDEYAGTAGLVTIEDILEEIVGEIQDEYDQDYSPITKLQPGHYLVDGRVSLADIAQELGIYLESEDVYTIGGWFMAHMQGPLTEGTSFEYKNNKFTVTETKSNRVMKIEIKEISENVNIDVP, from the coding sequence ATGCCAGAGCTTGGTGTGGGCTTCAAACTTTTTCTTGTGTTTTTACTCATTGCCGCGACAGCTTTTTTTGTAGCGGCTGAGTTTGCTGTCGTAAAAGTCAGAGATTCTCGGATTCAACAATTAATTAATGAGGGCAACAAAAAAGCATTAAATGCAAAAAAAGTCACCAGCAATCTTGATGAATACTTATCGGCTTGTCAACTTGGTATCACTTTAACAGCATTAGGACTTGGTTGGTTAGGCAAACCTGCTGTTGCTGTTTTATTTTATCCTCTTCTAGCACAGCTACAACTAACGCAAGGTACGATTTCAGCTATTTCTTTTGTTGTTGGCTTTTCAATTATCTCATTTCTTCATGTTGTTGTAGGAGAATTGGCTCCAAAAACATTGGCCATTCAACGAGCAGAGAAAGTCACATTATGGTTATCGGGTCCTTTGATCCTATTTTATAAAGCATTGTATCCCTTTATCTGGGTCTTAAATGGCTCGGCAAGAATTCTTGTTCGTGCCCTGGGACTTCGCAACATATCGGAGCATAGTGAAAGTCACTCAGAAGAAGAAATCCGTATGATTATGTTGCAAAGCCATCAAAGTGGTGAGATTAACCAGACTGAACTGGACTTTACCAACAATGTTTTTTTGATGACGGAGAAAGTAGTTACGGAAATCATGATTCCTCGACCCGATATGGTCTGTCTGTACACAAATCTTTCATTTGAAGAAAATCTGAAAATCGTTCAATCAGAAAAGTATGGGCGCTATCCAGTATGTGAGGGCGATAAAGACCATGTTGTCGGTTATATTCACACAAAAGACTTACTCGATCTTTGCGTAGATAAAAGCAGAAGCCCTTCTCTACTGGAGTTGATTCGGAAGCCTCTATTGGTCTATGAATTTACGCCTCTTATAGATATCATGAAAAAAATGCAGAAAGAACGAACTCAGATTGCTATCGTCTTAGATGAATATGCCGGCACGGCAGGCCTTGTTACGATTGAAGATATTCTTGAGGAAATTGTTGGTGAAATACAAGATGAATATGATCAAGATTATTCACCTATTACGAAACTTCAACCGGGGCATTATTTGGTAGATGGACGAGTTTCTCTTGCAGATATAGCGCAGGAGTTGGGCATATATTTGGAATCAGAAGACGTCTACACCATCGGTGGATGGTTTATGGCTCATATGCAAGGCCCCTTAACTGAAGGAACTTCATTTGAGTATAAGAATAATAAATTTACAGTCACAGAAACGAAGTCAAATCGAGTTATGAAAATTGAAATAAAAGAAATTAGCGAGAACGTTAACATTGATGTGCCTTAA
- a CDS encoding CBS and ACT domain-containing protein, which produces MLVRDWMNKRPITIQSDSTLADAMALMHNHNIRRLPVMEKDDLVGIVTKSDILRATPPGTMTTYEMHLLSSSTFLYQIMSNEVITVQSDALLEEAALLLRKHKIGGMPVLKNNRIVGMISGTDILDTFLHVMGISRKGLRLNVVINNHPGELAKLTEIVKQYGNISSIVNFAGTNGKASLVLRLEESSKDKEVLEEALRQGGFQIQSLIEA; this is translated from the coding sequence TTGCTCGTTCGGGATTGGATGAACAAAAGGCCGATTACCATACAATCAGATAGTACTTTGGCTGACGCAATGGCCCTCATGCACAACCATAATATTCGTCGATTGCCTGTCATGGAAAAAGACGATCTTGTCGGTATCGTAACGAAAAGCGACATCTTGAGAGCGACCCCACCAGGGACCATGACGACCTATGAAATGCATCTACTCAGTTCAAGCACCTTTTTATATCAGATTATGTCTAATGAAGTCATTACCGTACAATCTGACGCACTCCTTGAAGAAGCAGCGCTTTTGCTACGGAAACATAAAATTGGTGGTATGCCAGTACTAAAAAATAATCGCATTGTCGGCATGATCTCTGGTACAGACATTCTTGATACTTTTCTCCACGTCATGGGTATTTCCCGCAAAGGCTTGCGTCTTAACGTTGTTATTAACAACCACCCTGGTGAGCTAGCCAAACTCACAGAAATCGTAAAACAATACGGCAATATTTCTAGTATCGTTAATTTTGCCGGAACGAATGGTAAAGCTTCTCTCGTCTTAAGGCTAGAAGAATCTAGCAAAGACAAAGAAGTGCTTGAAGAAGCACTGCGCCAAGGAGGCTTTCAAATTCAGTCGTTGATTGAAGCATAA
- a CDS encoding DUF441 domain-containing protein, whose product MNGGTLLLLIVILIGILARSPLTVMATVAILVLHLMGWHGWLHWAERHGVNVGLFMLTLAMLAPFATGKVGFKDVVQTFVSVPGLIAIAGGVIATNLNKHGIALLHGEPQIIVGMIVGSLLGIVFFGGIPVGPLMAGGLTALALSIYRYFLS is encoded by the coding sequence TTGAATGGGGGAACTCTGCTACTTCTTATCGTTATTCTCATTGGTATCTTAGCAAGATCGCCACTGACTGTCATGGCCACGGTGGCCATCCTCGTACTGCATCTCATGGGCTGGCATGGTTGGTTACACTGGGCAGAGCGACACGGTGTCAACGTAGGACTATTCATGTTAACACTGGCCATGTTAGCCCCTTTTGCTACAGGAAAAGTAGGCTTTAAAGATGTGGTCCAGACTTTTGTGTCAGTACCTGGTCTGATAGCTATAGCGGGTGGTGTTATTGCCACCAACCTGAACAAGCACGGCATTGCCCTATTGCACGGCGAGCCTCAAATTATTGTAGGGATGATTGTAGGATCTTTGCTAGGCATCGTATTCTTCGGTGGCATACCTGTAGGACCCTTGATGGCAGGCGGTCTCACAGCCCTTGCTTTATCCATCTACCGCTATTTTTTAAGCTGA
- a CDS encoding ArsR/SmtB family transcription factor, giving the protein MLPSGNELLKVLDAIANPYRLKIIALLHGRSIHVSQLAREVMISRPLLYMHLKKLESAGLVSSTMKLSDNGKAMRFYELTSFSLQISPESIAEAVKTLTLKKTVPTVLDPDTKKEDDK; this is encoded by the coding sequence ATGTTACCTTCTGGCAATGAACTACTGAAAGTACTAGATGCAATAGCAAACCCCTATCGCTTGAAAATTATTGCTTTACTACATGGAAGATCTATCCATGTAAGCCAACTGGCCCGTGAGGTTATGATTAGTAGACCTTTACTATACATGCATTTGAAAAAACTCGAGTCAGCCGGATTGGTAAGTAGCACCATGAAATTATCGGATAATGGGAAAGCTATGAGATTTTATGAGCTAACATCTTTTTCACTGCAGATAAGCCCAGAGAGCATTGCTGAGGCGGTAAAAACACTGACCCTTAAGAAAACTGTTCCTACCGTATTAGATCCCGATACTAAAAAGGAGGATGACAAATGA
- a CDS encoding 2-phosphosulfolactate phosphatase: MYIRIYATHQDVKKKDLKNKKVVVIDTLRATSTIVTALAHGCRQIFPVSTTNEAKILSSSWSKEEVVLGGEYRGYRFAHFNYGNSPLEYEEEAIKGKNLFLVTTNGTVALQKTSEASEVLVASLLNGRAIADYISHIDPAQVILLCSGTQGHFCLEDTITAGKIIYHLSEKEGEIEGDEMAIAALQLYQLNKDQLLELMKLTDHGQRLIEQGYEQDLNFCLREDIYPIIPQLSLSRIRLLNRGENIGMEKKL, from the coding sequence TTGTATATTCGTATCTACGCCACCCACCAGGATGTAAAAAAAAAGGATCTAAAAAATAAAAAAGTCGTCGTAATAGATACACTACGAGCCACATCAACAATTGTGACAGCGCTGGCACATGGTTGTCGCCAGATCTTTCCTGTGTCGACAACCAACGAGGCCAAAATATTATCATCCAGTTGGTCCAAAGAAGAAGTGGTTCTGGGAGGGGAGTATAGAGGCTACCGTTTTGCTCACTTTAATTATGGCAACTCACCGTTAGAATACGAAGAAGAAGCCATAAAAGGAAAAAATCTTTTTCTAGTTACAACCAACGGTACCGTAGCATTACAAAAAACATCAGAAGCCTCAGAAGTCCTCGTAGCTTCCTTGTTAAACGGTCGCGCCATTGCTGACTATATCAGCCATATAGATCCGGCACAAGTCATCCTGCTTTGTTCTGGCACACAAGGTCACTTTTGTTTAGAAGACACGATTACAGCTGGGAAAATTATTTATCACTTATCAGAAAAGGAAGGTGAAATCGAAGGCGACGAAATGGCCATTGCAGCGCTTCAACTATACCAGTTGAACAAAGATCAATTGTTGGAACTTATGAAGCTAACTGATCATGGTCAACGCTTGATTGAACAAGGCTATGAACAAGATCTTAACTTCTGCCTGCGAGAAGATATTTACCCGATCATACCGCAACTGAGTCTGTCTAGAATTCGTCTTCTTAACAGAGGGGAAAACATTGGCATGGAAAAAAAGCTCTAG
- the spoIIR gene encoding stage II sporulation protein R: MLSQQIAPTFRLLTLSTLLLLFCLTVAYYLPHIEARTEDPLPLLRLHVVAPSNEEHDQNLKLQVRDDIITYIDPLLAESHSIEEAREKVQAHLDEITEIAKKRIQEEGYSYSAAAEVGRFHFPKKVYGHLSAPAGEYEALRILIGTGQGDNWWCVLYPPLCLNDRIGTQKTESQDNIEQKSTLSQASPKEEQTIEVRSKFWDWIRSLIEKIKKTSKPS, from the coding sequence TTGTTGTCGCAACAAATTGCTCCTACCTTCCGGCTCCTAACCCTCTCCACCCTTTTACTTCTCTTCTGTCTAACCGTAGCTTACTATCTGCCGCATATAGAAGCTCGAACAGAAGACCCCTTGCCACTACTGCGTTTGCATGTAGTGGCTCCCTCGAATGAAGAGCACGATCAAAACCTTAAACTACAAGTTCGTGATGACATAATAACCTATATAGACCCATTGCTAGCAGAGAGTCACTCTATAGAAGAAGCTCGCGAAAAAGTACAAGCCCACCTTGATGAAATCACAGAGATAGCAAAAAAGCGCATTCAAGAAGAAGGATATAGCTATAGCGCAGCAGCAGAAGTAGGTCGTTTTCACTTCCCCAAAAAAGTATATGGACATCTCAGTGCACCAGCCGGCGAATACGAAGCTTTGCGCATTCTCATCGGTACAGGCCAGGGAGACAACTGGTGGTGCGTACTTTATCCACCTCTTTGCTTAAACGATAGAATAGGTACACAAAAAACAGAAAGCCAGGATAACATAGAACAAAAGTCGACTCTATCACAGGCAAGCCCTAAGGAAGAACAAACCATTGAAGTGCGCTCGAAATTTTGGGACTGGATCCGGTCACTCATAGAGAAAATAAAAAAAACATCCAAGCCATCATGA
- a CDS encoding DUF4855 domain-containing protein: MKQLFYHFSFFIFSLILLFPTASESHLVKFHDLKGHKAERAVAVLAEHGIIKGTAEGEFQPERAVTREEFAVILGKTLGLQPLYLEEEVFSDLPSHSFAFGYVMALRATGIIQGRSEDFFGSSHSLTRQEGAVLIDRSLSLVSDFQEVSELLFWEDREKIAPYAKDAVARLTALDWFTMYQEENLFRPEEAISRGEVAILCQKVHDQRLKIAKKPFRVEPLYLQARAGFPQQIQLVDSMSPYPASYGIDQAYTALLRDDGVFQPTAAAAPAYITVNQGLQSVQIPVRATSHEPINESEDELLYPLASLKTITPLASTVEITGFTDAAYIELEKKSYPGPTQGLLSYSPTWTGYYRQQSRAVTVDLGSLKKVSRFSLQFLGNKDQGITLPQEMMIEISQDGSYWNYIGKVLRGPEETEERGPTVKTFSLTSAPVEAQYIRISFPVEVWTFARWLRVEGPAHEIAPPQSEKNLLTLVPQGAPPVSTSYVEGPNRERLRNPIRDLLLIYTGPHQNSEWRREDFLPMIAYRTTDGEFVDSFFDGMLFLPYVNLPSNPDSWRSYLDNLFTPERQLHALNDAVSQWKKMGKSTLQNPYPVVLTLPYPNNQQGSWKSYEERREALFWYKKELEKRWQEADFDHLELVGFYWEGEAIYNKDDATLIREIASILRFENRLFYWIPYYEAAGLKDWLVLGFDQVYLQPNYYFVSNTTTERLENARKIANHLGIGLELEGDERFMNYPDFQQRYLDYLKWPREDHMSYAYYYGSKNLLRAMYSGNSEVHRIYHQPIGG; this comes from the coding sequence ATGAAGCAGTTATTTTATCATTTTAGTTTCTTTATTTTTTCACTTATCTTGTTATTTCCGACTGCCTCTGAATCTCATCTTGTGAAGTTTCATGATCTAAAAGGTCATAAAGCAGAGCGTGCAGTTGCAGTTTTAGCAGAGCATGGAATTATAAAAGGAACCGCAGAAGGAGAATTTCAGCCAGAGAGAGCTGTAACAAGGGAAGAGTTCGCTGTGATTCTAGGAAAAACTTTAGGATTACAACCTCTTTACTTGGAAGAAGAAGTTTTTTCTGATTTGCCTTCTCATTCTTTTGCCTTTGGCTATGTGATGGCACTGCGAGCAACTGGGATAATTCAAGGTAGGAGTGAAGATTTTTTTGGATCCTCTCACAGTTTAACGCGACAAGAAGGGGCTGTTTTAATCGACAGGAGCCTTTCTCTAGTATCAGATTTTCAGGAAGTATCAGAGCTTCTTTTCTGGGAGGATCGAGAAAAGATAGCTCCTTATGCAAAAGATGCGGTAGCTCGCCTTACAGCGCTAGATTGGTTTACTATGTATCAAGAGGAAAATCTTTTTCGTCCTGAGGAAGCGATTTCACGAGGTGAGGTAGCAATATTATGTCAAAAAGTTCATGATCAACGTCTCAAAATCGCAAAAAAACCTTTTCGAGTAGAGCCGCTTTACCTTCAGGCCAGGGCAGGCTTTCCACAGCAAATCCAACTTGTCGACTCAATGTCACCTTATCCAGCTTCCTATGGCATTGATCAAGCATACACAGCTTTATTACGAGATGATGGTGTTTTTCAACCAACGGCGGCAGCTGCACCTGCGTATATAACAGTAAACCAAGGTTTGCAATCTGTCCAAATTCCCGTTAGAGCTACCAGCCATGAACCTATCAATGAAAGTGAGGACGAGCTTTTATACCCTCTCGCCTCATTGAAGACAATAACACCTCTTGCTTCTACTGTTGAAATCACCGGTTTCACGGATGCTGCTTACATAGAACTAGAGAAAAAAAGCTATCCCGGACCAACACAGGGACTTCTTTCCTATAGCCCTACGTGGACAGGTTATTACCGCCAACAAAGTCGAGCAGTAACCGTTGACCTCGGTTCGTTAAAAAAAGTAAGCCGTTTTTCACTACAATTTTTAGGTAACAAAGATCAAGGAATTACTCTTCCACAAGAAATGATGATAGAGATTTCTCAAGATGGCTCCTATTGGAACTATATTGGGAAAGTACTCAGAGGTCCTGAAGAGACGGAGGAAAGAGGTCCCACTGTCAAAACCTTTAGCCTGACATCAGCCCCTGTAGAGGCACAATATATACGCATTTCTTTTCCTGTCGAAGTATGGACTTTTGCTCGATGGCTCCGCGTAGAAGGACCAGCTCATGAGATTGCCCCTCCCCAATCTGAGAAAAATTTGCTTACTTTAGTACCACAAGGCGCGCCCCCTGTGAGCACTTCATACGTCGAGGGACCAAACAGAGAAAGGCTTCGTAACCCCATCCGCGATCTTTTGCTTATCTACACAGGACCTCATCAGAACAGTGAGTGGCGTCGAGAAGACTTTTTACCGATGATCGCCTATCGTACGACAGATGGAGAATTTGTAGACTCTTTCTTTGACGGCATGCTTTTTCTTCCCTATGTTAATCTTCCTTCTAATCCAGACAGCTGGCGTAGCTACTTAGACAACCTTTTCACACCGGAAAGACAACTTCATGCATTAAATGATGCCGTTTCACAATGGAAAAAAATGGGCAAATCCACATTGCAGAATCCTTACCCAGTTGTTCTTACACTTCCCTATCCCAACAATCAACAAGGTTCTTGGAAAAGCTATGAGGAACGAAGAGAGGCCTTGTTCTGGTACAAAAAAGAACTAGAAAAAAGATGGCAAGAAGCAGACTTCGACCATCTTGAACTAGTTGGATTTTATTGGGAAGGTGAAGCTATATATAACAAGGACGATGCTACGTTAATTCGCGAAATCGCTTCTATCTTGCGCTTTGAGAATCGACTCTTTTACTGGATACCCTATTATGAAGCAGCTGGCTTAAAAGATTGGCTTGTTCTTGGTTTTGACCAAGTCTACTTACAACCGAACTATTATTTTGTAAGTAATACTACAACCGAACGACTAGAAAACGCTAGGAAAATTGCCAATCACCTTGGCATTGGCTTGGAACTGGAAGGCGACGAACGTTTTATGAATTATCCTGATTTTCAACAACGTTATCTAGACTATCTGAAATGGCCAAGAGAAGATCACATGTCTTACGCCTATTACTATGGTTCAAAAAACTTACTACGGGCTATGTATAGCGGTAATTCAGAGGTACATCGAATCTATCACCAGCCTATCGGTGGATAA
- a CDS encoding undecaprenyl-diphosphate phosphatase: MSPISNELILFFLLGLLQGITEPLPISSSGHLMIAQELLGISVGEPHKQLAFATLVNAASLLSVLLIYRSDIFRLAINSTVYLYNKSPDLKSDFDYVKLLLIATIPAGVLGLLLKDILEGHLENIIVVGIALIVTGIFLWLIQNLVGKKKDNQISVIDAIIIGLAQSVALIPGISRSGATVVAAMFKGFTRESALRFSFLLYIPVSIGAVILQIDTLGDILSESSSMLLPYIIAFLSSFIASYLALKWFINVMKKGKLLYFSIYCFVVGPFVILFKYILP, from the coding sequence GTGAGTCCCATATCTAATGAACTGATTTTGTTTTTTCTACTTGGCCTTTTGCAAGGCATTACAGAGCCCCTTCCCATTTCATCAAGCGGACATTTAATGATCGCTCAAGAACTGTTAGGTATTTCTGTAGGGGAGCCTCACAAACAACTTGCCTTTGCAACGCTTGTCAATGCAGCATCTTTGCTATCTGTGCTACTTATTTATCGTAGTGATATCTTTCGATTGGCGATAAATTCCACTGTCTACCTTTACAATAAATCACCCGACCTAAAAAGTGACTTTGATTATGTAAAACTGCTACTTATTGCGACCATTCCAGCGGGAGTTCTTGGGTTGCTGTTAAAAGATATCTTAGAAGGCCATCTTGAAAATATTATTGTTGTTGGAATCGCTTTGATTGTCACCGGTATTTTTCTGTGGTTGATTCAGAACTTAGTTGGGAAAAAGAAAGACAATCAAATCTCCGTCATCGATGCCATCATCATTGGATTGGCTCAATCGGTTGCTTTGATTCCTGGTATTAGTCGTTCAGGTGCTACCGTTGTTGCCGCTATGTTCAAAGGTTTCACCCGTGAATCAGCCTTGCGCTTTTCTTTCCTTTTGTATATTCCTGTGAGTATCGGTGCGGTGATTCTTCAAATTGATACACTAGGCGATATTCTTTCTGAAAGCTCGTCCATGCTGCTCCCCTATATTATTGCTTTTCTATCTTCTTTTATTGCTTCTTACCTGGCCTTGAAATGGTTTATTAATGTTATGAAAAAAGGTAAGCTCCTTTACTTTTCCATATACTGCTTTGTTGTTGGCCCCTTCGTCATTCTCTTCAAGTACATACTCCCATAG